One Rhododendron vialii isolate Sample 1 chromosome 2a, ASM3025357v1 genomic region harbors:
- the LOC131317344 gene encoding uncharacterized protein LOC131317344, which translates to MNVEEAVYARRTHDGFDPQAGPSQVGEFPPPDKKRTESTRKTGGEPKNKKVDSRLSPKREEREDCPKLAAQASSRRKRKIPIIFSEEDIKGVRIPHDDPLVITIVRANYITRRVLIDSGSSVDILYLHAYDQLKVGRERLRPMTSPSVGFAGTPVYPAGQIALPITIGGEGSQITRIVDFIVVDCPSAYNAILGRTTLNKIGAIISTYHLMIKFPTSEGVACVRGDQKAARECYVTSLRRANITMNVESLDTRDEEKLQHGEPVEELVEELLEPGQPGKTVRMGI; encoded by the exons ATGAACGTGGAGGAGGCTGTCTACGCAAGACGTACACATGATGGCTTTGATCCCCAAGCAGGGCCATCACAGGTTGGTGAGTTTCCTCCGCCTGATAAGAAAAGAACAGAATCCACCCGCAAGACGGGAGGTGAACCAAAGAATAAAAAGGTGGATTCAAGATTATCCCCAAAGCGGGAGGAGCGGGAGGACTGCCCCAAG TTGGCCGCCCAAGCAAGTTccagaagaaagaggaaaataCCCATTATTTTCTCAGAGGAGGACATCAAGGGAGTTCGTATCCCTCATGATGACCCACTAGTAATAACCATTGTCAGAGCAAACTACATCACACGTAGGGTGTTGATAGATAGCGGAAGTTCAGTTGACATCCTCTACCTCCATGCATACGACCAACTAAAGGTTGGACGAGAAAGGTTAAGGCCTATGACATCCCCATCAGTTGGATTTGCAGGTACGCCAGTTTACCCGGCTGGTCAAATAGCCTTGCCAATCACTATAGGGGGGGAGGGAAGTCAGATCACACGAATAGTAGATTTCATAGTAGTCGACTGTCCTTCAGCATACAATGCAATATTGGGGAGAACAACTTTGAATAAAATCGGGGCAATAATCTCCACATATCATTTGATGATAAAGTTCCCAACATCAGAGGGGGTTGCTTGTGTCAGAGGAGATCAGAAGGCAGCACGGGAGTGTTACGTCACCTCACTCAGAAGAGCTAACATCACCATGAATGTAGAGAGCCTCGACACACGAGATGAGGAGAAACTCCAACATGGAGAGCCTGTGGAAGAGCTCGTGGAAGAGCTTTTGGAACCAGGGCAACCAGGAAAGACAGTAAGGATGGGAATATGA
- the LOC131317345 gene encoding uncharacterized protein LOC131317345, which yields MRGPWPFAHWGVDLIGPLSMAAGHVQHAIIAVDYFTKWVEAKALATITSEVTIDFLWKLIISRFGLPCVIVTDRGKKFDNAQFKAYCISKGIHVHYASKAHPKANGQVEVTNRTIKKGIKKRLREAKGAWPDELYNTASTDHQENQEDLRAELDLLEETRETAMAKTAVYQQRMVKYHEAQVRPRDFRTGDLVLSKVDPTGKKVGKLDPNWEGPYQVLHHVKAGAYKLATLRGKELPNSWNAEHLKKYYK from the exons ATGAGAGGaccttggccatttgcccacTGGGGAGTAGACCTGATTGGCCCACTTTCTATGGCAGCAGGCCATGTCCAGCATGCCATTATAGCTGTAGATTACTTTACGAAGTGGGTCGAAGCTAAGGCGCTGGCCACAATCACATCAGAGGTTACAATTGACTTCTTATGGAAGTTAATTATTAGCCGATTTGGATTACCATGTGTTATAGTCACAGACCGGGGAAAGAAATTTGACAATGCTCAGTTTAAAGCATACTGTATTTCCAAGGGAATACATGTACATTATGCATCTAAAGCTCACCCGAAAGCTAATGGGCAAGTGGAAGTCACGAATCGAACCATCAAAAAGGGGATTAAAAAGAGGCTGCGAGAGGCCAAAGGAGCTTGGCCAGACGAGCTTTATAAT ACCGCAAGCACGGATCACCAAGAAAACCAGGAAGATCTTAGGGCTGAGCTGGATCTCTTGGAAGAAACAAGAGAAACAGCAATGGCCAAAACAGCCGTGTACCAGCAAAGAATGGTCAAGTACCATGAAGCCCAGGTTAGACCAAGAGATTTTCGAACTGGTGACCTAGTCCTAAGTAAAGTTGACCCGACTGGAAAGAAGGTGGGCAAGCTTGAcccaaattgggaaggaccctatCAGGTCTTGCATCATGTCAAGGCTGGTGCATACAAGCTCGCAACCCTAAGGGGAAAAGAGCTACCAAATTCATGGAACGCAGAGCATCTCAAGAAGTATTACAAGTAG